The sequence ctgctgcaccaTCTCCTTTCATGGATTCCTGCCACCATGCCTGTTTGTGTGCCATGCCAGATCCCGCCTCCTGTCCTGCATCCTTCCATCCCAATGTCTTCCCCCTCTATCCTAGTCCTGAGCTAAACATCCAGGTCCCAGTCCTTCCTCAGCAATCTTTCCTCTTGTCTTTCATGTTTCTAGTATTCTTACCATGCTTTCTTCCCTGTAGGTCCTCAAATATGTTGAGTGCTTCACAGGGCCAAACATCATGGCAATGCACACCATGCTGATAAATAAACTTCCAGATTCTGGTAAGGAAAACTTGGATAAGCGATAACTAGAGAGACTGTTGTGCATATGCTGTCCATCTGGCCAGAAACAaacttaaaatcatagaatggcttgggttggaagggaccttaaagaccatgtagttccaaaccccctgccatgggcaatgacaccttccactagaccaggttgctcaaggccccatccaacctggccttgaacacctccagggagggggcatccacaacctcactgggcaacttgtactagtgtctcaccaccctcactgtaaagaacaaCTGTGAAAATTTATGAGGCCACTTTGGTAATAGCTTGTTGTTGTTTGTCACCTTGGCTTAGTGAGATAACATTTCTTGTCTTTCGACATTCAGTGGACGCTTGTTTGCTAAAGATAGTGGCtgacctggctgcagcacccatGTGTTCCAAGCAGGCAAGTAAGCTCCCTATTCGGCCAGCTACTTGCTTAGAGGCTTGAGGTTTAAAAGAGGAGGTGCTTTTTAAGCTCAGTTTTTCACATGTATTGCAAATGTCTCCTTCCTCAGGCCCTGGTAAAAGGCAGTAAACACAGAGCTCATCCTTCACTTGGAGTTCATATGCTCCTGATCTCACTGACAGTTATGTGTCCAGTACTTTGATATGAAGATAATTGAATAGGTGCCaaaagaaggacctggaagccTGGctttggcttctgctgctggaagggcagatgggcaaggagagaggaagagaaccAGGTTAACCATATTACCATTACTCAAAATATCTTTGACTCTGCAGAAGCTGTTTTGGTTTAGCAAAGTGGGCACCTGAACTGTGTTTCTTATTCTCAGGTGTGTAGCTCCTGAGCAGATAGGTAATTCATGGAGGTATTAAAACACTGAGTTTCTTCTGGTTGTCTCCATTTGTCATCTTAATTACTCCACAGAAGGCTGTGCCATTCTGGTTTGGAAATTCAACAGGAGATCTTTTTTGaagtaaaaccaaaccagtAATGGACAAGAAATGGGAAGCTGCTCCATATTTGCAGGCTCCACTTTAATGGAGATTGAATATTTCTGAGGACATCTGCACATCTCAGGAGGGTTTTTGAGGTTCCCCAAAATCTAAATAATATGGCAAATGAGGCAAGTGGAAACATCCTAACTCCATTGATTTGAGGAGCAAACTGAATGGCAAGAAAAGCCTTCGTATATCATAAAAAGTGGCTGGTTTGGTGTGGATGATGTTTACATTTCCATGGTGGAAAAAGAAGtaacaaacaaaacatcagAAATACGTATTTTTGTTTAGACTTCATGGAAAAAAGCCTCTAAGGTGAAGGCTAAGAGCactgaggaggctgcagtccATAaattgtgatttatttatatatattttttaagaaGGCTGAATAAACACCTTGGGTGTAGCACAGAGAGGGTTGATTCTGTTTGCAACACAGCAGTAGATCAAGTGACTACAGCATGGCTGTTTGAAAGTCTGTTCTGGGACAGATTTGTGCAACACTGTTCTGGTTAAAGTTCACaaaactggagagcagccagagcgTGGTGAAAACTTGGCAGGGGTTTGTTGATGGTGAAGGCCAGCAGTAGGAGTCTTGGGTGAGACTGCACAGCTAAGCAGCCTGCTGGAATTCACTGTCCCCATATGCCATTGCTGACCCAAGAGCCACCACTGTGTTTTTTGGCCCATCTTGGGATGGAGTATAAGCTAACCCATTTGTCTTCCAAGGCAGTAGTGGGCTGGAGCAGATACTGAGTATCTAAAATCTGTCCAGTGGCAAGCAGCACCTCCTGAGACATGGTACAAGTGCAATGGTTTAAGAGGAAGGAAAACCCTGTGTCACATTTGATGAGGTTGATGGTTTTGAATGTGTTGCAGATAAGCAGACCTTTCTCCACCCCATGCATCAGGACTTGCACTATTTCCCCTTCCGGCCCGCGGACCTCATCGTGTGCTCCTGGACTGCTATGGAGACGGCTGACGAGAGCAACGGGTGCCTCGTTGTGCAGCCAGGGACACACAAGGAGACTCTGAAGCCTCATGACTACCCAAAGTGGGAGGTAGAGCATCATGAGGAGCTGGGAACGGGCATGCATGAGGGAACCACATTTTGGCTAGGGAGGGCTCACCATGAAGGGATGATCTGCAGGTTATAGCTAAGGTTTCCAGTGCTGGGTTTGCTCTTCATGCGAACACTGAACGCTGACTTGTTAACTTTGGTTGCCCTCGCTCCATGTAACCTGGGTAGATTTGCCTCTGTTCCCACCTTCGTGGCAttacatcacagtatcacagtatcacagtataactaaggttggaagagaccccaaggatcatcaagtccaacctgtccaatcagacctcacgactagaccatggcaccaagtgccacgtccaatctccccttgaacacctccagggatggcgactccaccacctccctgggcagcccattccaatgacaaatgactcgcttagtgaagaactttctcctcacttcgagtctaaacctctcctggcacagcttgagacatcATAAACTTATCTGATCGTTTTCCACTGCCCTTGCTAAGTCTGAGGACTCTGTCCTGTTCCAGCCTGGTGAGCATGTGTGCAGTCCCAAAGAGAAGTTTGGTAGTAAGCACTGAATGAGATGAAGTATCAGGCAGTGTCTTTTTCTTAAGAATAGATGTTTCCTGACCTGGCCTGGCATTGGTGATGGTTATACTGGGAGCAGAAGGTGGGACCCCAGTGGTAGCATCAGGCCTTACTTGTGGGATTCCCCAGTGCTCTTTTCTGTTCTCTCCAGCAGAGGAATGTTCTTGATTGTCTGAGTCCAgcttcagaaagcagagaaaagtatttttttctgtaccTGAGGCTTGAAGTAGGAAGatgggacgtggcacttgaagccagtagtcatgaggtgttgggtgacaggttggacttgatgatctttgaggtcttttccaaccttattgattctatgattctatgactcgtAGGCAAGTGGGCAGGCTCTTATCTGAGCATACTGAACACACTGCCCAGTCCAGAGGGGAGCAGATCAGTAGCTGTCCCTCACACTGAGAACTGGCATTGGCTGTACTTTCATCCAAGTGATTTCAACTCGGACTTCTTTTCTAGGGTAAAACCAACAAACTTTTCCATGGGTTGCTTGATGAGGATGAGACAATTCCCAAGGTTCACCTTGTCATGGAGAAGGGAGACACAGTGTTCTTCCATCCCCTTCTCATTCATGGCTCTGGGATAAACAAGACATCGGGCTTCCGAAAGGTAGGAAACATCCCTTCTGATATTCTTAGTTTTTTAAAGCTGATTGTGATggtttgaggcagaccccctgcccaccacgggcagaaataacgactcaaacaaacggattgcaaaagtcatggaaagtttaaatggaaagcattggaataggttgcccagtgagggggttgagtcaccatccctggagcttttcaagaaatgtgtggacatagcacttggggacatggtttactgaTGATGGTAGTCTtagcttgatggttggactcggtgatcatagaggtcttttctagctaaatcagttctatgattctatgctgtggggctgcttgAGGAAAACAGAACAGCAGTAGAAATTAAGTACTGCATCCATGTTTGAAGTCTGGCTGGCTGTACTTGCTTTTCCAGTAGCTCCCTttcaccgttccccatagcaaactcctggccaagctgtcagcccatggcttggatgggagcacactgcattgggttaggaactggctggagggccgagcccagagagtggtggtgaatggtgccacatccggctggcagccagtcaccagtggtgtgccccagggatcagtgctgggccccttgctctttaacatctttattgatgatctggacgagggcatcgagtccatcatcagtaaatttgctgacgacaccaagctgggggcaggagttgatctgctggaggttagagaggctctgcagagggacctcgacaggctgggcagatgggcagagtccaacggcatgagatttaacacatccaagtgccgggttctgcacattggccacagcaaccccatgcagagctacaggctggggtcagagtggctggagagcagccaggctgagagggacctgggggtgctggtcgacggtagactgaacataagcctgcagtgtgcccaggcagccaagagggccaatggcatcctggcctgcatcaggaacagtgtggccagcaggagcagggaggtcattctgcccctgtacactgcactggttaggccgcacctcgagtactgtgtccagttctgggcccctcagtttaggaaggatgttgacttgctggaacgagtccagagaagagcaacaaagttggtgaggggtttggaacacaagccctatgaggagaggctgagggagctggggttgcttagcctggaggagactcaggggtgaccttattgctctctacaactacctgaagggaggttgtagagagacggatgttggtctcttctcccaggcagccagtaccagaacaagaggacacagtctcaggctgcaccaggggaggttcaggttggatgttaggaaaaagttctatacagagagtgattgcccattggaatgggctgcctggggaggtggtggagtcgccgtcattggaggttttcaggagaagacttgatggggcgcttggtgccatgggttagttgtttaggtggtgttggataggttgatgggttggatgcaatgatcttgaaggtctcttccaacctggtttattctatgtattctgtgtattctatgtatctcatCTCTGGATAGTAGGAGCCTCTATCATCCaataaataatatttatttatataccAATATGGCCATTTTTTTCTATTAAAGAGCTGACTACACATCATCTGGTTTTTTTGTATCATGGTAACTGAAACAGATAAAAGTGGCTGCCTGTGGAGGCCTGATCCTTTCTCAGCAGTGGATTCACCCAGGCACGTGAGGGAATTGTAGCTTCCAGCATAGCCACTAATAGCAGTGCAGGGATTTCCCCTCTTGCACTGCAACACAGGCTGCtctatttttattctgttttgccTCCATCAGTTACTGTCTGGCTTGTTCTTTCAGCCTCAGTAGCACTAACTGGTATGTAATTCCTTCGTCCTGCAATCCTGACAGCAGAGAGGACAAGTGCTGGGTGTCTCATTTGCTGGCTCTTGCCTGGTTAGTGGGGTAACAGTTGAGTTTAATATCCCACAGAAACACAAGAGATTCCTCTAACTGTGCCAAATCTTAATGTTTGTCTTGGGGGTGAATCAATGAACTTTCTGGAGCTCTCTGAGCCAGATTATGGACCAGGACCCTTTGAGAGCTGGCATGATCTCGTTGCAGCTTGGCGTAGCTTGTGAGTGAACAGCTTTTCTTGTGAGGCGTTTCTGTTTATTGCCTCTAGACTCTGCTTAAGCGAGAACCAATCACAAAATGAGTGGTTTGATGAGACTCTCTGGGTGCAGGAAGTAAGAACTTACACTGAACACAGAGTTATGCTCCAGCCCTGACTTTCCCGCTCTACCAGCTGGTATTCTGAAATCAAGTACAGTTCTAGCTGGAGTGTCTGGCAGAGGAGTGAAGGAAGAGGAACACATCAGCACGCAAGAGTATTTCTCTAGGAAGAGTATTTAAACAAGGGGACATTCTCAGGAGAGCTGGagtggaaaggaggaaggactTAACTGACATGATCTGTAAGGAAGGGGTGGAGTGTCCACGGTCACAAGGTGGTTTTTCCCTTGTAATGGTAGCAAGTGATGTCCTGCTTTCTCACAGAGTATAAGCTGTCACTTTGCCAGCTCAGAGTGCTACTACATTGATGTCAAGAACACAACACAGGAGCACCTGGAAAAAGAATTGGTTGAAATGGTTCAAAAGAAATACGACACGACTTCTGTGAAACTCAAGGTAAGACCATGTGGAGCTGTATGTTCCTTGTGACAATCCAGCTAAGTTCCCTGTCCTAAGTTCCTCTCATGACAGATTTGTGCTTTTAGCTGTGCTCAGTTCAGCagatcaagctgtgccaagcagaGGTGCTTGGCAGAGTAAAGAACCTGATGTTCAGAACATGACCAGCAGGCCTCTTGAAGGCATTTTGCTCTTAAGGCTGCTTCTTGCTATGCTGGACAGTTCCTCTGAGCTCtagagcttcctcctccagctttgTTTGTCAAAATGTGTCTTTTGAACATGCTGTGATCCCATTCAGTGCTAGCTGAGCTCATGCGGATTAGGTAAGAACTTCATTTTGTGGTTGGTGTTGTAGCATAAGTAAGCTTGAGAAGGAGCCATGGATTCTCCTGTCTTGGTGGATCAGCTCTGAGGCTATTCACATGCACTTTACACCAGGGGGTCCAGACTGTGTAGTAGTGGAGAGGGC is a genomic window of Dryobates pubescens isolate bDryPub1 chromosome Z, bDryPub1.pri, whole genome shotgun sequence containing:
- the PHYH gene encoding phytanoyl-CoA dioxygenase, peroxisomal produces the protein MELVGKRSGPATRLDTILRHLSPRLGAAPAPTSVCTSAQVSAAAHPRQFRYTLDNDVLTMEQRQFYEDNGYLLIKKLVSDEDIERFRKEFVRICRREVKPPGAMIMKNESLRSQYGQSEKVVNKVQDFQEDKELFRYCTLPEVLKYVECFTGPNIMAMHTMLINKLPDSDKQTFLHPMHQDLHYFPFRPADLIVCSWTAMETADESNGCLVVQPGTHKETLKPHDYPKWEGKTNKLFHGLLDEDETIPKVHLVMEKGDTVFFHPLLIHGSGINKTSGFRKSISCHFASSECYYIDVKNTTQEHLEKELVEMVQKKYDTTSVKLKDIWSFRARLVQGERINL